DNA from Brassica napus cultivar Da-Ae chromosome C4, Da-Ae, whole genome shotgun sequence:
CCATGGTTATACAAATGATACGGAAGAAATGGCTGTTAAATATGTGCTTCCTCCGTCATCAGTTCAAAGGCAACAAATAATTTAAGGCTGAGGTATTTGAACCATGGTTCAGTTACTTTTGAGTATATTGAATTTGCAAATAGTTCAATTTTGAATAAACTGTTAGATGGATGTTATAGCACTTTAAATGTTGTGGTGAGTCTTGTTAGATACACTAACATGACATTTGACACTCGTATACGAATACAtggattataaatatttgaaaaaacatCAATCAGGTAAACATAAGAATTGGAGATATACTGATATATGCATTAAGTACGAATTTAGTAGCATGTATTAAAAATTTCTCATAAAGAATCGAGAAATTAAATAACAGGTTTACATTTGACAAAATAAACCGGTTTACATTTTGCTTCGGTAGACACAAATTAATCAGACATCAACTCAATTGAACCGGTTTTGATTTACGCCTAGTCAACCGATAAAAACCGAACCATAACCTAAACTCCCCTCCAAATCGCCCAGTCCCCTTCCTCCGTTTCTCCGGCGAACCTTCTCATCAATGGCGGCGAGGCTGAACTCTTCGCTTCACAACGCCCTCTGTTTGCTAAAACCCTTTAACACTCCCCTCACTACAAAACCATTCTCTTCTAGAAACACCTTCAGATTCTCCAAAAAAGCTCGCTTCTTCCCCAAGGAGAGCTCTCTACTCTACTTCCACACCCGCAAGCCATGAAAACGGCGAGACATTCGTCCTCACCACTCCTCTTTATTACGTAAATGCCCCTCCCCACATGGGTAGTGCCTACACCACCATCTCCGTTTCCAAGTGGGTCTTCTCATTCACTCTCTGAAGCTCTtgtaaagtttcaatttttatatgatGGGTCTtgtaaagtttcaatttttatgTGATGGGTCTtgtaaagtttcaatctttttcCAGAAATCATAGTTGCTTGTTTGATaagtttcagtttttttatGAGGGTTCTTGTTTGTGTAGAGGTTGCTTGGCAAGAAGGTTATCTTCATCACAGGAACAGATGAGCATGGTGAGAAGATAGCTACCTCAGCAGCTGCTAATGGACGCAACTCTGCTTACCATTGTGATCTCATTTCTCAATCTTATAAAACTCTTTGGAAAGAACTCGATATAGCTTATGATAAGTTCATCAGAACCACTGATGCAAAGCATGAAGCTATCGTGAAAGAGTTTTACGCTAGAATTTTCGCAAACGGTGACATATACAGAGCTGATTATGAAGGGCTTTACTGTGTTAACTGTGAGGAATATaaggtttgtgttttttttttggggattgGTTTGAAGTTTGTGGgacaagtttttgttttttgtttttggaatcTCTAGGATGAGAAAGAGCTCCTTGAAAACAGTTGTTGCCCTGTCCATCAAATGCCATGTGTTGCAAGGAAGGAAGATAACTACTTCTTTGCTCTATCGAAATATCAGAAACAACTTGAAGAAATTTTGTCTCAGAATCTTCTTTTTGTTCAGCCTTCATACCGTCTAAACGAGGTTAGTCTTCGAGTTCTCTTCCTTTGTAGCATTCAATTAGTCCTTATTGAGTCTAGCTCATTCTGTTTTAATCCTTTTTCTAATAGGTTAAAAGTTGGATAAAGAGTGGGTTGAGGGATTTTTCGATATCTCGAGCACTAGTTGATTGGGGAATCCCTGTTCCTGATGACGATAAGCAAACCATTTATGTTTGGTTTGACGCTCTACTGGGGTAAACTTCTTTTCCTTGGAGAATTATATAATGGTTAGTGCTTATTCATCATGTTTTCACACACTGATGTAATGTTGTATTATCTTTtgggtattttattttatacaaagaatgATTGCTTCTACTAGTTTACTAAGCATCCAATTACAAGTACATGCTTTCATATCATATCAAAATATGAGATTGAACTCCATTTCTCTCATCTTCCTATTACAGTTACATATCAGCTTTAACAGAGGACAATGAGCAACAAAATCTAGACACTGCCGTTTCCTTAGGCTGGCCTGCTTCATTGCATTTGATTGGGAAGGTATATAGCTTATACTCATTTATCAACTCTAGTGATATTAAACGGACTCACCTtcaatatttacttataaatgaAACAACTACAGGATATTCTGCGATTTCACGCAGTCTATTGGCCTGCTATGCTAACATCTGCTGGTCTAAGCCTTCCAAAGATGGTGTTTGGCCATGGATTCCTGACAAAGGTACTTGCATATTACCCTGGTTGATGTTAAATCAAAGAGTTCTTGTTCTTGCCTTTTCTGATATCATTGCTTCTATGGTTTTATCAAACTAAAGGATGGAATGAAGATGGGCAAATCTTTGGGGAACACTCTAGAACCATTTGAGTTGGTTCAGAAGTTTGGTCCAGACGCTGTCAGGTACTTCTTCCTTAGGGAGGTGGAGTTTGGAAACGATGGGGACTATTCAGAAGACCGCTTTGTTAAAATTGTCAATGCACATCTTGCCAACACAATAGGTTTCTTGACACTCTACTGAAACTAACTCTTTCACTCTCCCTTAGCCTTCTGAAAATGTTTTATTGTGTTTCTCTTCAGGAAACTGATACGTATGAGGCGAGACGTCCACCTGTCCTCTTCCAATACAAAAGGAGAGACAAAACGGCTCTACAATGAGAGAGCTACAGATGTCAGCTTTCGGTCGGAGAACGAGTATAAGAGGAATAAGGAATAAAAGAGGTTAGCGTGAGCTGTCATGCTGCACATGGCCTGTCGAGTAGTAGGACGGTGTGAGGAGGCACGTGAGTTTGTCTTATATAAGTTGAGTCATCGAGTCTGTTTGAGGTATCAAAGTTGTTGATCATTGTTAaggggagagagagaaactCCTGAGAAAAACTCATATGTACCTTGAGTGATCAATAATATCAGTATTTGTCCTTATTTACATTGTTCTTGTCACTAAGCGATAGCAAAAGTCtatcatttggtatcagagcagtgACGATCAGGACTCATGGCACCAAAGAAGAACGATACGGAGGTTAACATGGACCAGTTGCAACAACAGATGAGCAGGGTTGTTGTAACCGAGATGGGTCCAACGATGGGAAGGGTAGACTCGATGGAACAAACGCTTCAAACGATGCAAGGACAGCTTAACAGCATCTTTGCTCGTTGGGAGCAGAAGGCGAAGGCCAAGGAGGAAGAACAACGGAGGTTGATGGAGAAAGCCCGCGGTAAGAGCCACGTCAGTGACGAGACTCGATCTGAGGGCAAGATCGGTCAACACAAACACCTGGAGGACGGTGAGCAGAGCCTTCTGGTGGACCAAACTCCGATCGACAGTCGCGGCGATGAATCAGGGGTCCGACATGCACAGAGGCGTGGATCTCGGTTTCACGATGACTACGACGACGACAGAGGACGGTCTCTGACACGGAGGTTGGAGCTGCCTCTGTTCGACGGGGAGAACGCTGACAGCTGGGTTCTCAAGGTCGAACAGTACTTTGAGATCCGCGAGTACTCGGAGGAGGAGAAGCTACGCAACGTCAGGACGTGCTTCGACGGTGAGGCCTTGCTGTGGTACCGTTGGGAGCGTGATCGGAACCCATTTCGTAGCTGGAACCAGATGAAATATCGGGTACTGGAGCAGTACTCGTCCAACAAGGACACCTCCGCCGGCGAAAGGTTACTGACATTGCGACAAACTGGCACCGTCCGGGAATACTGTCGCGATTTCAAAAACCTCGCCATGAACGCACCTGAGTTAACGGAGGAGGTCTTGGAACTGGCATTCATCGTTGGGTTGAATACGAAGATCCGCGCCGGCGTGAAGTTATTTGAACCGCGCGGATTGCAAAAACTGATGGAGACGGCGACGAAGGTAGAGGACTGGTCCGGCGAGGGCGAGTCATCGCCGCCTAAGGGAGGACGCTCGAATAGTTTGGGCCTTTCGACCACGTCACCAAAGCCCAACTCGGGGGTCCAAACTACAACACCAAATCGTTCGAAGCCTGGCCCAGTTTCGACAAACCCTAATAATCGAAGCGGGGGCCGCGCGACGACGACCCATGGGCGTTTGAAACCACCGTTTCGGCGTCTAACACCGGAGGAAGTGGCGAAATGGCAGGCGGAGGGACTATGCTTTAAGTGCGATGAGAAGTGGCATCGTAATCACCTTTGTTCCAAACCGGAGCTGACAGTGTTAGTCACTCGTGACGATGGTTCTGAGACAGAGCTAGTGGAGGATCCTTGCGAGCTagaggtggaggaggaggttAAAGCGGTTGTGGCAGAGGTTTCAATCAACTCCGTGGTAGGGCTGACATCTCCGAAGACAATGAAATTGAAGGGGAAGATCGGCACAGAAGAGGTGGTGGTGCTGATTGATAGCGGTGCTTCCCACAATTTCATCTCTGAGGGGTTAGTTAAGCGTTTGAAGTTGGAGACATGTAGTACGGCGAAGTATGGGGTCTTAGTCGCAGGAGGAGTCAAAGTTCAAGGCAGAGGAGTGATTGAAGAGGTTGATCTGGTGCTTCCATCATGTACGATCTGTACCAGTTTCTTACCATTAGAACTGGGCATTGCAGATGTCATTTTGGGAGTCCAGTGGCTAGATACCTTGGGTGAGATGAGTGTTAACTGGAAGTTTCAGTGGATAAAGATCTTGTTGGAGGGAGATTGGGTGACAATACAAGGCGATCTCAGTCTCCACTCTGCAGCAGTGTCGCTTAAGTCGCTATGGAAAGCACTGGGAAAGGAGGGCGAAGGAATGATTGTGGAGTATGGAGGAATACAAAAGGATGAGGCGTCAGTTCCTGTGGCTATGGATGGGCAATGGAGAGCGGTTCTTGACCGTTATGCTCAGGTGTTCGAGGAACCAACGGGCTTACCTCCTTCGCGTGGGAAGGAGCACGCGGTCAACTTGGAGGATGGAGCTAAGTCAGTCAGCGTCAGACCATTCCGGTACCCGCAGACACAGAAGGCAGAGATCGAGAAGCATATCACTTCTATGTTGGCTGCAGGCATTATTCAAGAGAGCAGTAGTCCGTTCTCTAGTCCGGTGCTGTTGGTCCGAAAGAATGACGGTAGCTGGCGGTTTTGTGTCGACTACAGGGCACTCAACCGCGTGACAGTGGCGGATAAGTACCCGATCCCGATGATCGATCAACTCCTCGACGAACTACATGGAGCTAAGGTGTTCTCGAAACTTGATCTTGGCTCAGGCTATTATCAGATACGGGTGAAGCAATCAGACGTGCCCAAGACAGCATTCCGCACTCACGACGGCCATTACAAGTTCCTAGTAATGCCGTTTGGGTTATCGAATGCGCCTGCTACGTTTCAGTCCCTCATGAATAAAATCTTTCGACCGTTCCTTCGGAAGTTTGTGCTAGTCTTCTTTGATGACATCCTAGTCTACAGCAAGACTGCGGAAGAGCATCAGGGACATTTAGAAACGGTGTTGCAAGTCCTGCAGGAGCAGAAGCTGTatgcaaacttcaaaaaatgcAAGTTCGGCAGCTCCACAGTGGAGTACTTGGGTCACGTCATCTCGGAGAAAGGAGTATCTGCTGATGATGACAAGATCAGAGCAATGGTAGATTGGCCAATTCCTAGGAATATCAAGAATCTGCGAGGGTTCTTAGGCTTGACGGGATATTACCGAAAGTTTGTGCGCAGTTACGGGAGTATTGCGTGGCCACTCACAGTGCTGCTTCGCAAGGATCAGTTCCAGTGGGGAGCGGAAGCCACCACAGCCTTTGAGGCTCTGAAACAGGCGATGTCGTCAGTACCGGTCTTGACTATGCCTGACTTCATCGCCCAATTCATTGTCGAGTCTGATGCTTCAGGAATAGGGTTGGGAGCCGTTCTGATGCAAGGACAGCAACCCATCGCTTACTTTAGCCAAGCTCTGACTGATAGGCAACGGGCAAAATCCGTCTACGAGCGTGAACTCATGGCCATCGTGTTCGCCATACAGAAGTGGCGTCACTACCTCATTGGGAGGAAGTTCGTAGTGCGCACGGATCAAAAGAGTCTGCGGTTTTTGATGGAACAACGTGAAGTGAATTTGGAGTATCAGCGTTGGTTGACAAAGCTGCTTGGGTTTGATTTCGACATTGTGTATAAGCCGGGCCTGGAGAATAAGGCGGCTGACGCACTCTCGAGAAAGATGGCAGTGACTGAATTATATGCTGTCTCGGTATCCACGGTGCTGCAACTGGAGAAGATAGCAGAAGAAGTAGACCACGATCCTGAGTTGCATCTGATCATTGAGGAGTTAGCCAACGGATCTGATAAATGGAAGGAGTATTCTATGGTTCAAGAGAGGTTACTTCGCAATGGGAAGCTTGTTATACCAAAAGGGTCGACACTGGTGGGATTCATTATGGAGGAGTATCACAGTGGGAAGATGGGGGGCCACGGAGGGGTTCTCAAAACTCATAAGCGGATTGGGGGAACTGTTCTATTGGACAGGGATGATGACGGACATACGCCATTTTGTGGCTGCTTGCGCAGTGTGTCAACGTCAGAAATATTCCACTTTGGCTCCAGGAGGGTTACTCCAGCCTTTACCAGTCCCAGATAAGGTTTGGGAAGATATCTCCATTGATTTCGTGGAAGGTCTACCACGCTCCATGGGGGTGAATTCAGTGCTAGTCGTGGTGGATCGGTTGACCAAATACAGTCATTTCATCAGCCTCAGTCACCCCTTCTCAGCTACTGATATCGCATTGTTGTTCATTCAAGAAGTGGTGAAACTACATGGCTTTCCACGCACTATTGTCTCGGATCGAGACAAGGTGTTTACAAGTTTGTTCTGGAAGGAACTGTTCCCCTTGTCAGGCACTAAACTTTGCTTGAGTACCGCATATCACCCTCAGACGGATGGTCAGACCGAAGTAACGAACAGAAGCATGGAGATCTACCTACGTTGCTTCGCGGGAGATAAACCGAGAACGTGGGCGAAGTTCCTAGCATGGGCAGAGTTGAGTTATAACACTTCTTTTCACTCAGCTATCAAGATAACCCTGTTCCGCGCACTCTACGGTCGAGACCCTCCAACACTACTGAAGTATGAGACTGGTTCAACGGGAAATGCGGAGTTGGAAGGTCAGTTGAAAGATAGAGATGCAACATTGATACTGCTTAAAGAACACTTGCATAGAGCTCAGCAGATAATGAAGTTGAGGGCTGAGAAATCTCGCCGTGAAGTAACTTTTGCAGTGGGAGAGTGGGTTTACGTTAAGCTCCGTCCCTACAGACAACAATCATTAGCTCGCAGGATGAACGAGAAGCTCTCAGCAAGGTTCTATGGTCCGTTAGAAGTGGAAGGCCGTGTGGGCCAAGTTGCATATAAGCTCAAGCTTCCAACGGATACTAAGATCCACCCAACGTTTCATGTGTCGCAACTTAAGCTAGCGATTGGGGAGACAGCAGTGGTGGCTCCACTGCCCGTACAACTCAATCGAGATGGAGTGCTGATGGTAGAACCAGAGAAGATATTCGCAGAACGTGTCAACGCAACAACAGGACAGGCAGAGTTACTCATTAAGTGGTTGGGAATGCCGGTTCATGATTGTTCTTGGGAGTGGAAGTCTGCGATCAAAGAAAAGTTTCCAGGCTTTGACCTTGAGGACAAGGTCAATTTCGATGGTGCGGGTATTGATACGTATGAGGCGAGACGTCCACCTGTCCTCTTCCAATACAAAAGGAGAGACAAAACAGCTCTACAATGAGAGAGCTACAGATGTCATCTTTCGGTTGGAGAACGAGTATAAGAGGAATAAGGAATCAAAGAGGTTAGCGTGAGCTGTCATGCTGCACATGGCCTGTCGAGTAGTAGGACGGTGTGAGGAGGCACGTGAGTTTGTCTTATATAAGTTGAGTCATCGAGTCTGTTTGAGGTATCAAAGTTGTTGATCATTGTTAaggggagagagagaaactCCCGAGAAAAACTCATCTGTACCTTGAGTGATCAATAATATCAGTATTTGTCCTTATTTACATTGTTCTTGTCACTAAGCGATAGCAAAAGTCTATCAGAAACCTACTTAACCGTACTCTTGGCCTTCTTAAGAAGAACTGTGAGTCCACTTTAGTCATGGATTCGACTATGGCAGCTGAAGGAACCCCTTTGAAAGACACTGTGGAGAAGCTGGTAGAGTTCCAACTTTCGTCTCTCTAGTGTTACTTCATCTAATATTGTGCACTGTTTTCTATTTAAAGGTTGAGAAAGCTAGGACAAACTATGAAAGCCTGTCACTATCAACGGCTTGTGAGGCTGTGTTAGAGATTGGGAATGCAGGAAACTCATACATGGATCAAAGAGCACCTTCGATGCTTTTCAAACAAGGTGGTGTCTCAGCAGAAGCTGCGGCCAAGGTCTTTGTCTTCtttcattaaaacaaaggatatgTTATTGGTTAGTGACTGGTTTTGTGTTACAGGATCTGGTGATTATACTTGAAGTAATGAGAATCATAGCGGTTGCGTTATCTCCCATTGCTCCTTGCTTAAGCCTGAGGATATATTCAGTTGATCAGTTCAATAGCATAACATGGGTAATAAACGATTTCTTGTCATctgattttaaaaactaaaactttgTGAGGTTTTGCTTTGATTGTAATGGTTATTCTGTTTTGTTTTAGAATGACACCAAGTGGGGAGGGCCAAAGGGTGGACAAGTAATGGCGCAAGCGAGTCCTGTATTTGCAAGGATTGAGCTGAATGCAGAGAACGATGTAGAGGAGAAGGTGAAGGATAGTAAAAAGAAGGGAAAAGCTAAGGTCAAAGTAGAGCAACCTCAGGCTGTAGCTGAAGCTTAGGTCATTCCACAGAATAGCCATAAACCCTGAATCTCTGTGCTTCTCTGCTTCTTCAGCTTCATCCATTTAAGAATACTGTaaattatttggttttgttgagtTCCTCATAGTTCAGCAAATCATGTTTTTTACTGAGACTTTGTAAGAAAGGTTCAAAAAAGTAATGTCAAAGTAGGGCAACCTGGGTCCTCAAGAATGTAGCTGAAGCTTAAGCTTAAGCTCTCCAAAGAATGTAGCTGAAGCTTAAGTTTAAGCTCTCTCAGGAACGTAGTAGAAGCTTAAGATATCAATGCTTCTTCAACAAAACTATGTATGTTGAGACTTCAGAGTTCTGACCAAACTATTTCATCTTCTTTTCCTGATtgattcttttatatatatcacATCAACTCCATAAACAAATGTTacaaacgtttttttttaatggatcACACACTAAAGGTGAAAACGAGAGCCTGTAATGAGGAAACAAGCGACTCTAAAGCCAGAGAAGCAAGAAGAGAAAGCGAGGAATAGAAAAGCAGCAAAACCTAAGCCAATGGCTACATCTGACTGCAAGCAGAAGGCTCTGCTAGCCGTACACGTGTCACCTCCCCTCATCGTTACTTCTAGCTAGTGCTGCTGCAGCTGATCCTGCCGACAGCAACAGGTAAGAGAACACCTGCCAATAGCAAATCTCAAGTTATTACATACTTTTATGTTTTAAACTGTTACTTTCAACTTCATGCCTTGTTGTCTCTTTtgtttactaatttaattggggttaattgattaaaaaaataatttatctataaaattaaaaagtgttaatgaaaaaaatagattttttaaaaatataacatttatgaAACAAGAAAACTACTAAATAccttaaactataaaatttaacCCCAACATCCACTTTCTAAATACTGAACTTTTAACTCTattcactaaacactaaaatataCTCCATCTGTCTTGAAAAGATCTATGTTTtagaaaagatttttttttaatacatttttacattttcaatgcattGCTTGAtagtaaattataaatttttaaaacaataattatatttattaaaattttattgattaaaagTTATGAGACATAattaattgcaaaagtaatgtatgataatcaaaattaatattttttgtgttaAAATTCAAAAGCAGAA
Protein-coding regions in this window:
- the LOC125586033 gene encoding uncharacterized protein LOC125586033, with translation MAPKKNDTEVNMDQLQQQMSRVVVTEMGPTMGRVDSMEQTLQTMQGQLNSIFARWEQKAKAKEEEQRRLMEKARGKSHVSDETRSEGKIGQHKHLEDGEQSLLVDQTPIDSRGDESGVRHAQRRGSRFHDDYDDDRGRSLTRRLELPLFDGENADSWVLKVEQYFEIREYSEEEKLRNVRTCFDGEALLWYRWERDRNPFRSWNQMKYRVLEQYSSNKDTSAGERLLTLRQTGTVREYCRDFKNLAMNAPELTEEVLELAFIVGLNTKIRAGVKLFEPRGLQKLMETATKVEDWSGEGESSPPKGGRSNSLGLSTTSPKPNSGVQTTTPNRSKPGPVSTNPNNRSGGRATTTHGRLKPPFRRLTPEEVAKWQAEGLCFKCDEKWHRNHLCSKPELTVLVTRDDGSETELVEDPCELEVEEEVKAVVAEVSINSVVGLTSPKTMKLKGKIGTEEVVVLIDSGASHNFISEGLVKRLKLETCSTAKYGVLVAGGVKVQGRGVIEEVDLVLPSCTICTSFLPLELGIADVILGVQWLDTLGEMSVNWKFQWIKILLEGDWVTIQGDLSLHSAAVSLKSLWKALGKEGEGMIVEYGGIQKDEASVPVAMDGQWRAVLDRYAQVFEEPTGLPPSRGKEHAVNLEDGAKSVSVRPFRYPQTQKAEIEKHITSMLAAGIIQESSSPFSSPVLLVRKNDGSWRFCVDYRALNRVTVADKYPIPMIDQLLDELHGAKVFSKLDLGSGYYQIRVKQSDVPKTAFRTHDGHYKFLVMPFGLSNAPATFQSLMNKIFRPFLRKFVLVFFDDILVYSKTAEEHQGHLETVLQVLQEQKLYANFKKCKFGSSTVEYLGHVISEKGVSADDDKIRAMVDWPIPRNIKNLRGFLGLTGYYRKFVRSYGSIAWPLTVLLRKDQFQWGAEATTAFEALKQAMSSVPVLTMPDFIAQFIVESDASGIGLGAVLMQGQQPIAYFSQALTDRQRAKSVYERELMAIVFAIQKWRHYLIGRKFVVRTDQKSLRFLMEQREVNLEYQRWLTKLLGFDFDIVYKPGLENKAADALSRKMAVTELYAVSVSTVLQLEKIAEEVDHDPELHLIIEELANGSDKWKEYSMVQERLLRNGKLVIPKGSTLVGFIMEEYHSGKMGGHGGVLKTHKRIGGTVLLDRDDDGHTPFCGCLRSVSTSEIFHFGSRRVTPAFTSPR